One window of Mangrovibacterium diazotrophicum genomic DNA carries:
- a CDS encoding RNA polymerase sigma factor, producing the protein MQIEGNHDYFLWKRIKSGDAEAFQELYNLYADILFSFGTIFTRDHELVKDCMHDLIFDLYKYRKNLSDNDNIRNYLFKSLKRKIQTSGKKSLRLVYSENLTSESDNLHDNVDPDELDEQQAQMSKVNCLINELPEKQREILNLKFQLEMPYHEIAVIMDISVESVRTSVYRSIKTIREQMEGQELMFLFIFMKKSGKIV; encoded by the coding sequence ATGCAAATAGAGGGGAATCATGATTATTTTCTGTGGAAGAGAATAAAGTCCGGTGACGCTGAGGCGTTTCAGGAGCTTTACAATCTCTATGCGGACATCCTGTTTTCTTTCGGAACAATCTTCACGCGCGACCACGAATTGGTAAAAGATTGCATGCACGATCTTATTTTCGATTTGTACAAATACCGTAAAAACCTCTCAGACAACGACAACATCCGCAATTATTTATTTAAGTCGCTGAAACGAAAAATTCAGACTTCCGGGAAAAAAAGTCTTCGATTGGTTTATTCCGAGAACTTGACCAGCGAATCAGATAATCTGCATGACAATGTAGATCCGGATGAATTGGATGAGCAACAAGCACAAATGTCGAAAGTAAACTGTTTAATCAACGAATTGCCGGAGAAGCAACGGGAGATTCTGAATCTGAAATTTCAGTTGGAGATGCCTTATCACGAAATAGCGGTAATTATGGATATTTCGGTTGAATCAGTCCGCACTTCGGTGTACCGGTCAATTAAGACGATTCGGGAACAAATGGAAGGGCAGGAACTGATGTTTTTGTTTATTTTCATGAAGAAATCGGGCAAAATAGTTTAA
- a CDS encoding SusC/RagA family TonB-linked outer membrane protein, with protein MKKRLLLIIVLVACACLSGRAQEGSVTVQLKQSNLKKIFELIQLQSEYIIFYNDSQVDSKRKVSVSVESGTVNEVLDQALKGTDLSYKIFDRQIIILKEQDSQALSALQSDNLSQENRIIEGNVTDESGNPISGVSVFVFGKSYGVTTNFGGHYLLKIPADTKLLTFSFVGMKTIQESLGADSVLNVVLLPDNFGVEEVVVSALGIQRNERSLSFAQQTIDYEGVSSREYSFVSGLSGKVSGMQVTRSASGAGGSSKVLLRGNKSLSTSSEPLFVIDGIPMVNSKGRQLGLFDGGDQGDGLSQVNSDDIESITVLKGANAAALYGSQGANGVILINTKKGEPGALKVNLSSYFTVETIKDLPELQFDYGSLNGASESWSYEKGNYKDNYVKDFFQTGTNLVNTLSLSGGSYRTTSYFSFAHTSSQGVIPKNKYEKINLTFKQSSNLLEGRLILGSNIMLTEEQVKNKYMAGYYLNPLTGLYFFPRDRDFSQYKENYQVFNADRNLYVQNWFVEDHFQSNPYWIINNEPREDQIKRIIGNVNAAFRFNDHFNLKVRGSYDYAVKTYEEKHKAGSNVTNVHPNGRWVYTKVDDQLIYGDAILFYNDNWEKFSVSAILGTSYQKSTIGQGLTVDTDTDGLLYPNEFYFQNIEDNVIVYSILSSRLIKEAVFGNVQLNYDDKLFLDISGRNDWASSLYGTGNDSYFYPSVGLSGIITDLVTLPEFISYGKLRSSFSRVSNEVPFNRVNPQHSIGPVGVVFNTTKSFENLRPEKIQSYELGTEFKFWKNRFGFDFTYYKVVSLDQFIELPAPSGSGYTTYYVNAGKITNQGTESTVFVCPIRTRNFEWTATFNYSENQNKIVKLSDELKNPIVLSDNEGYQLIIDEGGSFGDLYAYKFERDERGRILLNENGTIRKSERQEYIGNSNPRYNLGLNNRIAYRNLSLDFLIGAKFGGKVISQTESMLDGYGVSKRTAVARDNGAVNINAVLPDGTPVNEIDPQVYYTSVGERSGIKEVYSYSRDNIRLSQIRFSYSFSPENLGIKDIQLSLVGQNLFFLYKSAPFDPEITLNTLIQDQAIDSFSVPSTRSFGLNVKVQF; from the coding sequence ATGAAAAAGAGACTCCTGCTGATAATTGTTTTGGTTGCTTGTGCTTGCTTGTCCGGAAGGGCTCAGGAGGGGAGTGTTACGGTTCAATTAAAACAATCAAACCTGAAAAAGATATTTGAGCTGATTCAGTTGCAAAGCGAGTACATCATCTTCTATAACGACAGCCAGGTTGACTCAAAACGCAAAGTGTCCGTTTCGGTCGAATCGGGAACAGTCAACGAAGTGTTGGATCAGGCGTTAAAAGGAACAGACCTCAGCTACAAAATTTTCGATCGACAAATTATCATCCTCAAGGAACAAGATTCCCAAGCGTTATCAGCGCTTCAATCCGATAATCTCAGCCAGGAAAATAGGATCATAGAAGGAAATGTGACGGATGAAAGCGGAAATCCGATCTCGGGCGTTTCCGTGTTTGTTTTCGGAAAATCATATGGAGTTACGACAAATTTTGGAGGTCATTACCTGCTGAAAATACCTGCAGACACAAAACTGTTAACCTTTTCTTTTGTCGGAATGAAGACCATTCAGGAGAGTTTGGGCGCAGATTCGGTTCTGAATGTCGTTTTGTTGCCGGATAACTTCGGTGTTGAGGAAGTTGTCGTATCTGCTTTGGGGATTCAACGGAATGAAAGATCCTTGTCATTTGCTCAGCAGACGATTGATTACGAGGGAGTATCCAGTCGCGAATACAGTTTTGTTTCAGGTCTTTCCGGCAAGGTTTCCGGCATGCAGGTTACCCGAAGTGCATCGGGTGCAGGCGGATCTTCAAAAGTTTTGCTTCGGGGGAATAAGTCGTTGAGTACATCCAGCGAACCGTTGTTTGTCATTGACGGGATTCCGATGGTCAACAGTAAAGGCAGGCAGCTTGGACTTTTTGATGGTGGCGACCAGGGAGACGGACTATCGCAGGTTAATTCAGACGATATTGAGAGTATCACCGTACTGAAAGGCGCAAATGCGGCAGCGCTTTACGGCAGTCAGGGGGCAAACGGGGTGATTCTCATCAACACGAAGAAAGGTGAACCTGGAGCTCTTAAAGTTAATTTGAGTTCGTATTTCACGGTTGAGACAATTAAAGATTTGCCGGAGCTTCAGTTTGACTACGGTAGTCTAAACGGCGCATCCGAAAGCTGGTCCTACGAAAAAGGAAATTATAAGGACAACTACGTTAAGGATTTCTTTCAAACCGGAACCAACCTGGTAAATACACTCAGCCTGAGTGGAGGTAGCTACCGAACGACTTCCTATTTTTCGTTTGCACACACGTCGTCGCAAGGGGTGATTCCGAAGAATAAATATGAGAAAATCAATTTGACTTTTAAGCAGTCGAGTAACCTACTCGAGGGACGGTTGATACTTGGCTCAAATATCATGCTGACCGAAGAACAGGTCAAAAATAAATACATGGCTGGTTATTACCTGAATCCGCTTACGGGACTTTATTTCTTTCCGCGCGATCGGGATTTTTCGCAATACAAAGAGAATTACCAGGTGTTCAATGCAGACAGAAACTTGTACGTTCAAAATTGGTTTGTTGAAGACCATTTTCAGTCGAACCCCTACTGGATTATAAATAACGAACCAAGGGAAGACCAGATTAAAAGAATTATCGGCAATGTGAATGCCGCTTTTCGGTTCAACGATCATTTTAATTTGAAGGTACGTGGCAGCTACGATTACGCCGTTAAAACCTATGAAGAAAAGCATAAGGCCGGCTCTAATGTGACGAACGTACACCCGAACGGGCGCTGGGTTTACACCAAGGTGGATGATCAACTCATCTACGGAGATGCCATTCTTTTTTATAATGATAATTGGGAGAAGTTCAGTGTCAGTGCGATACTCGGAACAAGCTACCAAAAAAGTACAATCGGGCAGGGGCTTACGGTTGATACAGACACAGACGGACTTCTTTATCCGAATGAGTTTTATTTCCAGAATATCGAAGATAACGTGATTGTGTACTCGATTTTGTCGAGTCGGTTAATCAAAGAGGCTGTTTTCGGAAACGTTCAGCTTAATTACGATGACAAATTGTTTTTGGATATTTCCGGTCGAAACGATTGGGCTTCAAGTTTGTATGGCACAGGTAATGATTCTTATTTTTATCCATCGGTTGGATTGAGCGGTATTATCACCGACTTAGTTACATTACCTGAATTTATTTCCTACGGAAAACTGAGAAGTTCATTCTCGCGGGTATCCAACGAAGTACCGTTTAATCGGGTCAATCCACAACATTCCATCGGACCGGTTGGTGTGGTTTTTAACACGACCAAATCATTCGAAAATTTACGACCTGAAAAAATACAGAGCTACGAGTTGGGAACGGAATTTAAGTTCTGGAAGAATCGCTTTGGCTTCGACTTTACGTATTACAAAGTTGTCAGCCTGGATCAGTTTATTGAACTTCCGGCGCCATCGGGATCGGGTTACACCACTTACTATGTGAATGCCGGTAAAATAACCAACCAGGGAACAGAGTCAACCGTTTTCGTTTGCCCGATTCGAACGAGGAATTTCGAGTGGACGGCAACATTCAACTATTCCGAAAATCAGAATAAGATCGTCAAGTTAAGCGATGAATTGAAGAATCCCATTGTGCTTTCCGATAACGAAGGATACCAGTTGATCATCGACGAGGGCGGCTCGTTTGGCGATCTTTATGCGTATAAATTTGAGCGCGACGAGAGAGGACGAATTTTGTTGAATGAAAACGGAACCATACGTAAAAGCGAACGACAGGAATATATCGGTAATTCAAATCCACGCTATAACCTGGGGCTGAATAATCGCATAGCCTATCGAAATTTGTCGTTGGATTTTTTGATTGGCGCCAAATTTGGCGGAAAAGTGATTAGCCAAACCGAATCGATGCTGGATGGTTATGGTGTCAGTAAGCGGACGGCCGTAGCCCGGGATAATGGCGCGGTGAACATCAATGCTGTATTGCCCGACGGAACACCGGTTAACGAGATCGACCCGCAGGTATATTATACCTCGGTAGGTGAGCGCAGTGGTATCAAAGAAGTTTACAGCTACAGCCGGGATAATATTCGTTTGTCTCAAATTCGTTTTTCTTATTCTTTTTCTCCGGAAAACCTGGGCATAAAAGATATTCAGCTTTCGCTGGTTGGGCAGAACTTGTTTTTCCTTTACAAATCCGCTCCGTTCGATCCTGAAATTACCCTGAACACCTTGATTCAGGATCAAGCTATTGACAGTTTCAGCGTTCCTTCTACCCGTTCTTTTGGGTTAAATGTCAAAGTGCAGTTCTAA
- a CDS encoding SusD/RagB family nutrient-binding outer membrane lipoprotein: MKKILFIFIVALFANACTDGFEEANVNPYEITDESLTQDFNHIGSFYPTLLANIFGHQVEENLVSESYCDYMATPTPFVSGVNNTTYYITWNTYWNRIYNNLMSPASQVIDIAQEGGYDVFVAWAKLIRILGVSRLTTYHGPVIYSTYGSEDVSYDSEEVLYNAFFDDLDDIQAVFAANSDYEGLTRFDASYAGDVASWAKVVNSMRLRLAIRISNVAPDLAQTEGEKAIADAAGLITSNDDNFNISLYGSDLYLSVICFSWGDTRMSAGMESFLVGLKDPRIAAYFEPATTAESVYADHPDFPYKGIRNGAQLTAKADHSDYSTINESFQSVTERPYLTASEVYFDLAEASLRGWTGAGDAGSNYDAGVRASFSQWGVGGADDYLADATSTPIDYDDAVYSGSINDFVSRSTVTVAWDETATNEEKLEKIITQKWIAGFTNPNEPWADFRRTGYPKLPLVYKNDSNSDWGVIPDDEWIKRMPFLDSERSDSPELISAAVATMKGDDLISTRLWFDTGSGSNF; this comes from the coding sequence ATGAAAAAAATACTATTCATATTTATTGTCGCACTCTTCGCCAACGCTTGTACAGATGGCTTTGAAGAGGCAAACGTTAACCCGTACGAGATTACTGATGAGTCGTTGACTCAGGATTTTAACCATATTGGCTCATTCTATCCAACTTTGTTGGCTAACATTTTCGGACACCAGGTTGAGGAAAACTTGGTTTCAGAGTCGTATTGCGACTATATGGCGACTCCAACTCCGTTCGTTAGTGGTGTAAACAACACAACTTACTACATCACTTGGAACACTTACTGGAACCGTATTTATAACAACTTGATGTCTCCTGCCAGCCAGGTAATTGACATAGCACAAGAAGGTGGTTACGACGTGTTCGTTGCTTGGGCAAAGTTGATCCGTATCTTAGGTGTGTCTCGTTTGACAACTTACCACGGTCCGGTAATCTATTCTACTTATGGTTCAGAAGATGTGAGCTACGATAGCGAAGAAGTACTTTACAATGCCTTCTTTGATGATTTGGATGATATTCAGGCTGTTTTTGCAGCTAACAGTGACTATGAAGGTTTGACTAGATTCGATGCCAGCTATGCAGGTGATGTTGCAAGCTGGGCAAAAGTGGTCAACTCTATGCGTTTGCGTTTGGCAATCCGTATCTCGAACGTTGCTCCTGATTTAGCTCAAACTGAAGGTGAAAAGGCGATCGCTGATGCTGCCGGTTTGATTACTTCAAACGATGATAACTTCAATATCTCACTGTATGGTTCAGATCTGTATTTGTCAGTTATCTGTTTCAGCTGGGGTGACACTCGTATGTCTGCAGGTATGGAATCGTTCCTGGTTGGATTGAAAGACCCACGTATTGCAGCTTACTTTGAACCTGCAACAACTGCTGAGTCTGTTTATGCTGACCACCCTGACTTCCCTTACAAAGGTATCCGCAACGGTGCGCAGTTGACAGCAAAAGCTGACCACTCAGATTATTCAACGATCAACGAAAGCTTCCAATCAGTTACTGAAAGACCGTATTTGACTGCGTCTGAAGTTTATTTCGATTTGGCTGAAGCTTCTCTGCGTGGTTGGACTGGTGCCGGCGATGCTGGTTCAAACTACGACGCTGGTGTTCGTGCTTCATTCTCTCAATGGGGTGTTGGTGGTGCCGATGATTATTTGGCTGATGCAACAAGTACTCCGATTGATTATGATGATGCTGTTTATAGCGGATCTATTAACGATTTCGTTTCTCGTTCGACTGTGACTGTTGCTTGGGATGAAACAGCAACTAACGAAGAAAAATTGGAAAAAATCATTACTCAAAAATGGATCGCAGGGTTTACAAACCCGAATGAACCTTGGGCTGATTTCCGTCGTACCGGCTATCCTAAATTGCCTCTTGTATACAAAAACGACAGCAACTCTGACTGGGGTGTAATTCCTGATGATGAATGGATCAAACGTATGCCGTTCCTTGATTCAGAGCGCTCTGACAGCCCTGAATTGATCTCTGCTGCAGTCGCAACAATGAAAGGTGACGACTTAATTAGTACTCGCTTGTGGTTTGATACTGGTAGTGGTTCAAACTTCTGA
- a CDS encoding FecR family protein, which translates to MKKSFSVNERSADFELAGNIVDALKAGKQEFAGPDKILVGQRIQESIKRERKSRLIVWTSSVAAIAILLVGLTFWLNSQNQSPIRQYASMAEIPVNTKFTRLVIPGAEDVQLMSTESSVSYSANGEEIHIQDSMSTETTLAQLAQTYNTLVVPYGKRSHVVLPDQTEVWLNSGSKLTYPVKFGADKREVFLQGEALFDVTHDEQRPFSVLTEQLDVRVLGTSFNVSAYEDDSVVQTVLVRGSVELEYKSKLWGISVNQKMVPGTLAVFDATERSVEQSLVDTDQFTSWKDGYLILENSPLSVIAKKLSRYYNMRISFVDPALEAETFSGYLDLGNSALEVMGIISEITGNQVEETSDGILFKGKDVHS; encoded by the coding sequence ATGAAAAAAAGTTTTTCTGTTAATGAACGTTCTGCTGATTTCGAATTGGCCGGTAATATTGTTGATGCACTCAAGGCGGGTAAGCAGGAGTTCGCGGGACCAGATAAAATCCTGGTTGGACAGCGAATTCAGGAATCAATTAAACGGGAACGAAAGAGTCGGTTAATCGTTTGGACAAGTTCCGTTGCAGCTATAGCGATTTTGTTGGTTGGCTTGACTTTTTGGTTGAACTCGCAGAATCAGTCACCGATACGACAATACGCTTCGATGGCGGAAATACCCGTCAATACTAAGTTCACGAGACTGGTTATTCCCGGAGCTGAAGATGTACAATTAATGTCGACCGAATCTTCGGTTAGCTATTCTGCTAATGGAGAGGAGATTCATATTCAGGACTCTATGAGTACTGAAACAACATTGGCTCAGCTGGCGCAAACTTACAATACCTTGGTTGTGCCCTACGGCAAACGCAGTCATGTAGTATTGCCCGATCAAACGGAGGTTTGGCTAAATTCCGGATCGAAATTGACTTATCCGGTGAAATTTGGTGCCGACAAGCGGGAAGTTTTCCTGCAGGGCGAGGCTTTATTTGATGTAACTCATGATGAACAACGTCCGTTTTCTGTGTTGACAGAACAGTTGGATGTTCGTGTATTGGGAACAAGTTTCAATGTGAGTGCTTATGAAGATGATTCAGTCGTTCAAACCGTACTTGTTCGGGGATCGGTAGAACTGGAATATAAAAGTAAACTTTGGGGGATTTCGGTAAATCAGAAAATGGTGCCGGGTACTTTGGCGGTTTTTGATGCAACTGAAAGATCGGTTGAGCAATCGTTGGTTGATACCGATCAGTTTACATCCTGGAAAGATGGCTATTTGATTTTAGAGAACAGTCCGTTGTCGGTGATTGCCAAAAAGTTGTCTCGGTATTACAATATGCGAATTTCGTTTGTAGACCCGGCCCTGGAGGCTGAAACTTTTTCAGGTTACCTTGATTTGGGTAATTCAGCCTTGGAGGTTATGGGAATTATTTCAGAAATCACAGGAAATCAAGTGGAAGAAACGAGCGATGGTATTTTGTTTAAAGGGAAGGATGTTCATTCCTAA
- a CDS encoding FecR family protein, translating into MRNDKVKYNVEDILINDHLVEELIGDEKGNKGGRNDRSFSLAGLIYRALIGNKNWFKPKQKQQLGDKIQHSIVAYRRKLIISRFTAAASFLIFVSVSYLYLSNQDSAVRSYAENWEMVPVNGNTQLILSNDETIAIDSKESEIGYSETGNVIDIDDSGKVNQDIDSQKPAMNTVVVPFGKRTHVTLSDNSSVWLNSGSRLVFPARFDKGKREVYLEGEGMFEVSHDKGHPFHVLTKDLEVEVLGTVFNVSAYRDDKETSAVLVEGSVELSYQGTSFVGKSEEKMIPGYLASYNPLNSSLNQKAVNTDLYTSWRKGYLIFEREPLPEIVRKVSRYYNVDIQLADPELEKETFSGNLDLGNSAPELLQIVAEIVSARIEQQGNQIIMSRI; encoded by the coding sequence ATGAGAAACGATAAGGTTAAATATAACGTTGAAGACATCCTGATAAACGATCACTTGGTTGAGGAGCTAATAGGAGATGAGAAGGGTAACAAAGGAGGACGAAACGACCGTTCGTTTAGCCTTGCCGGATTGATTTACCGTGCCTTGATCGGAAACAAAAACTGGTTTAAGCCAAAGCAAAAACAACAGCTCGGCGACAAAATTCAACACTCTATTGTTGCCTACCGCCGGAAACTAATAATCAGTCGCTTCACCGCAGCGGCAAGTTTCCTCATTTTTGTGAGTGTTTCTTACCTGTACCTGTCAAATCAGGATTCAGCCGTGAGATCTTATGCCGAGAACTGGGAAATGGTTCCTGTGAATGGCAACACGCAATTGATCTTATCTAACGATGAGACCATCGCCATCGATTCGAAAGAATCTGAAATTGGCTATTCGGAAACAGGTAATGTAATAGATATTGATGATTCGGGAAAAGTGAACCAGGACATCGATTCTCAAAAGCCGGCCATGAATACAGTGGTTGTTCCTTTTGGGAAACGAACTCACGTAACGCTTAGCGATAACTCATCAGTTTGGTTGAATTCAGGTTCCCGCCTCGTTTTTCCTGCTCGCTTTGATAAAGGGAAAAGAGAAGTTTACCTGGAAGGAGAGGGGATGTTTGAAGTGTCTCACGACAAAGGTCACCCGTTTCATGTTTTAACCAAAGACCTGGAAGTTGAGGTTTTAGGCACCGTATTCAATGTGAGTGCTTACCGAGACGATAAAGAGACCAGTGCTGTTTTGGTTGAAGGATCGGTCGAATTGAGTTACCAGGGAACGTCGTTTGTTGGTAAAAGCGAGGAGAAGATGATTCCCGGATATCTTGCGTCCTACAATCCGTTGAATTCCAGCCTGAATCAAAAAGCAGTAAATACCGACTTGTACACATCGTGGCGAAAAGGCTATCTCATTTTTGAGCGAGAGCCGTTGCCCGAGATTGTTCGCAAAGTGTCACGTTATTATAACGTGGATATTCAACTTGCCGACCCCGAATTGGAGAAAGAGACGTTCTCCGGAAATCTTGACCTAGGTAACTCGGCGCCTGAACTCTTGCAGATCGTTGCTGAAATAGTCAGCGCACGGATCGAGCAGCAAGGAAATCAAATTATCATGTCACGAATTTAA
- a CDS encoding SusC/RagA family TonB-linked outer membrane protein — protein sequence MKKLSLLFFVLVLLGTVSAMAQTVTGRVVSEGDNEPLPGVAVLEKGTNHGAATDFDGNYTFNLQNSEGAVLVFSFMGYETQEVSVDGRSSIDVVLKSNNIAVDEVVVTALGIKRESKTLTYSSQEVSGEEMMKARDVNFMSGLSGKTAGLEIRKSSSGAGGSTRTVLRGSKSVNSVSDPLYVIDGIPMVNNKGDQAGMWGGTDEGDGLSQLNPDDIESISVLKGATASILYGSQGANGVIIITTKKGKEGKTTVSFNSSAIFESVIETPDLQFSYGADGGTAESWSYTKGNYESDYVDDFFETGYNLINTVSVSSGNEKMSTYFSYGNTGAGGVVPNNSYQKHNVTFKQSAKMLDDKLTLTSNVMLTSERSKNRPGAGYYLNPLTGLYLFPRSGATPLSDSSLGAQPFSYFKDNYQYFMTSRNMNWQEWHIKADNQSNPYWLINKQPKTDLTKRVIASLTLDYQITEKLKFQARGSYDYANKTFEQKFYAGGNTVNISENGRWNYKKFADKQLYSDGIFSYQNEFGDLSLSAVAGASYQESVYGDGVSVDNGTNDLLYPNEFYFQNVPDNVAIKSIYGGKIIKEGVFGSVQLGFKDMLFLDLSGRNDWSSTLAATGNESYFYPAAGLTGILSQMVTMPEFISFAKVRASASQVNNEVPWGLIQVNHSINASGSVDRNTVKPFTDAKPEQLVTWELGTDWRFFNGRLGLDFTYYHITSTNQALSKTLSGSKQDNYYTSMYFNAGEIVNKGVEIVLNSTPVKTSDFEWNSSLNFSKNNNKVVELYPGEPSKYIDLGSSEGYINRIYTGGSIGDMYGIQFRRNDAGQILLDEDGTPLKTASDSPVYLGNLEPDFSLGWNNSFDYKRFTLSFLINAKIGGKAFSQTESILDGYGVSQRTADARDKGYVAVNGITEESGTVMTQIDPQLYYSTVGGRNGIAEAYVYDRTNIRLTQLALSYDLDVKSLGLPLQAASFSVVGNNLFFLYKKAPFDPELSMSTDLGSQSLDNFNVPATRTYGFNLKFTF from the coding sequence ATGAAAAAGTTGTCCTTATTATTTTTCGTACTCGTCCTGCTAGGTACCGTGTCGGCAATGGCACAGACCGTGACTGGACGTGTTGTCTCAGAGGGAGACAATGAACCGCTGCCGGGTGTGGCCGTGTTGGAAAAGGGTACCAACCACGGTGCGGCTACTGATTTTGATGGTAATTATACCTTCAATCTTCAGAATTCGGAAGGTGCAGTTTTGGTATTTTCATTTATGGGTTACGAAACCCAGGAAGTATCTGTTGACGGAAGATCATCAATTGATGTAGTTTTGAAGAGCAACAACATCGCTGTAGATGAGGTTGTGGTTACCGCTTTGGGTATCAAACGTGAATCTAAAACGTTGACTTACTCTTCGCAAGAGGTTAGTGGCGAGGAAATGATGAAAGCAAGAGACGTTAACTTCATGAGCGGTTTGAGTGGCAAAACCGCCGGTTTGGAGATTCGTAAAAGTAGCTCTGGCGCCGGTGGTTCTACCCGTACTGTATTGCGTGGTAGCAAATCCGTGAACTCGGTAAGCGATCCGTTGTATGTTATCGATGGTATTCCAATGGTAAACAACAAAGGTGATCAAGCTGGTATGTGGGGTGGTACTGACGAAGGTGACGGTCTTTCTCAGTTGAACCCGGACGACATTGAAAGCATCAGTGTATTGAAAGGTGCAACTGCTTCTATCCTTTACGGTAGCCAGGGTGCTAACGGTGTAATCATCATTACAACTAAAAAAGGAAAAGAAGGAAAAACAACTGTTTCTTTCAACTCAAGTGCAATTTTCGAAAGCGTAATCGAGACTCCTGATCTGCAATTCTCTTACGGAGCTGACGGTGGTACAGCTGAAAGCTGGTCATACACAAAAGGAAACTACGAAAGCGACTACGTTGACGATTTCTTCGAAACAGGTTACAACCTGATCAACACTGTTTCTGTGAGCAGTGGTAACGAAAAAATGTCAACTTATTTCTCATACGGAAATACAGGTGCTGGTGGCGTTGTTCCAAACAACAGCTATCAAAAACACAACGTTACATTCAAGCAATCTGCTAAAATGTTAGATGATAAATTGACTTTGACTTCTAACGTAATGTTGACTTCTGAACGTTCTAAAAACCGTCCTGGTGCCGGTTACTACCTGAACCCATTGACTGGTTTGTACCTGTTCCCAAGAAGTGGTGCAACTCCGTTGTCTGATTCAAGCTTGGGTGCACAGCCATTCTCTTACTTCAAAGACAATTACCAGTACTTCATGACGTCAAGAAATATGAACTGGCAAGAATGGCATATCAAAGCGGATAACCAATCAAACCCATATTGGTTGATCAACAAACAGCCAAAAACTGACTTGACAAAACGTGTTATTGCCAGTTTGACATTAGACTATCAGATTACTGAAAAATTGAAATTCCAGGCTCGTGGTAGCTACGACTATGCGAACAAAACATTCGAACAAAAATTCTATGCCGGTGGTAACACTGTAAATATCTCAGAAAACGGGCGTTGGAATTACAAAAAATTTGCTGACAAGCAGTTGTATTCTGACGGTATTTTCTCTTACCAAAACGAGTTTGGTGATTTGAGTTTGAGCGCTGTTGCAGGTGCCAGCTACCAGGAATCTGTTTATGGTGATGGGGTTAGCGTTGATAACGGAACAAATGACTTGTTGTATCCTAACGAATTTTATTTCCAAAACGTTCCGGATAACGTAGCGATTAAATCAATCTATGGTGGTAAAATCATCAAAGAAGGTGTATTCGGAAGCGTTCAGTTAGGTTTCAAAGATATGTTGTTCCTGGATTTATCAGGTCGTAACGACTGGTCTTCTACTTTGGCTGCAACTGGTAACGAATCTTATTTCTACCCAGCTGCCGGTTTGACTGGTATCCTTAGCCAAATGGTAACAATGCCTGAGTTCATCAGCTTCGCTAAAGTTCGTGCAAGTGCTTCTCAAGTGAACAACGAAGTTCCATGGGGCTTGATCCAGGTAAACCACAGCATCAACGCAAGTGGCAGTGTTGACCGTAACACTGTGAAGCCGTTTACCGATGCAAAACCAGAACAATTAGTAACTTGGGAATTGGGTACTGACTGGAGATTCTTCAATGGCCGTTTAGGTCTGGATTTCACATACTACCACATTACAAGTACAAACCAAGCGCTGTCTAAAACATTGTCGGGTAGTAAACAAGACAACTACTACACAAGCATGTACTTCAACGCTGGTGAAATCGTGAACAAAGGGGTTGAAATCGTATTGAACTCAACACCGGTGAAAACATCAGACTTTGAATGGAACTCATCTTTGAACTTCTCTAAAAACAACAACAAAGTTGTTGAGTTGTACCCAGGTGAGCCATCAAAATACATCGACTTAGGTAGTTCTGAGGGTTATATCAACCGTATTTACACAGGCGGTTCAATCGGTGATATGTATGGTATCCAATTCAGAAGAAACGACGCTGGCCAAATCTTGTTGGACGAAGATGGTACTCCGTTGAAAACTGCTTCTGACAGCCCGGTTTACCTGGGTAACCTGGAACCTGACTTCAGCTTAGGTTGGAACAACAGCTTCGATTACAAACGTTTCACATTGAGCTTCCTGATCAACGCTAAAATCGGTGGTAAAGCATTCAGCCAAACAGAATCAATTTTGGATGGTTATGGTGTAAGCCAACGTACTGCTGATGCTCGTGATAAAGGTTATGTAGCTGTAAACGGAATTACCGAAGAATCTGGTACTGTTATGACTCAAATTGATCCACAACTGTATTACTCAACTGTAGGTGGACGTAACGGTATTGCTGAAGCTTATGTATACGACAGAACTAACATTCGTTTAACACAATTGGCACTTTCATATGATTTGGACGTTAAATCATTAGGTTTGCCATTGCAAGCAGCATCATTCTCAGTGGTTGGAAATAACTTGTTCTTCTTATACAAGAAAGCACCGTTCGATCCTGAATTGAGTATGAGTACAGACTTGGGATCACAATCGTTGGATAACTTTAATGTTCCGGCAACCAGAACTTACGGATTCAACCTTAAATTTACATTCTAA